From Deltaproteobacteria bacterium, one genomic window encodes:
- a CDS encoding helix-turn-helix domain-containing protein encodes MSKNRVKTAREKLLMSKAELARKAGVSPITIDRIEKGYSCRMETKRKILLALGYSLDDQGTVFGEN; translated from the coding sequence ATGTCGAAGAACCGGGTCAAAACTGCTCGCGAAAAACTGCTGATGAGCAAGGCGGAACTCGCGCGCAAAGCGGGCGTTTCTCCCATTACGATCGACCGCATCGAAAAGGGGTACAGCTGTCGCATGGAAACCAAACGCAAGATCCTTCTAGCCCTGGGCTATAGCCTGGATGACCAGGGGACGGTTTTCGGAGAAAACTAG
- the pilO gene encoding type 4a pilus biogenesis protein PilO: MAQRGTKFLEKLPFRVKLLILAGSVVVVAALFYLLVYQPILTQQMTLGDDIQRLDDAYKIFKEKAKGGAQLEQKLDKARAEYERLSQMLPDKSEIVDLMRNITEVGRLAGLDFVLFNPREPTFLKEQVAEIPIEIQVRGTYRELADFFSKVDNLSRIVNFEEIEISSSKLTENAVVLEAHLLAKAYRLLTPEEEDRLREQAKEQAKQKKK, translated from the coding sequence ATGGCGCAGCGCGGAACGAAATTCCTGGAAAAACTGCCTTTTCGGGTCAAACTGCTTATCCTGGCGGGTTCCGTAGTGGTAGTTGCAGCTCTGTTCTATCTGTTGGTCTACCAGCCGATTCTGACTCAGCAGATGACCCTCGGAGACGACATCCAACGCTTGGATGACGCCTACAAGATCTTCAAAGAGAAAGCAAAGGGCGGGGCCCAGCTCGAGCAGAAATTGGACAAGGCTAGAGCGGAATACGAGCGGCTGTCCCAAATGCTGCCGGATAAGAGTGAAATTGTCGATTTAATGAGAAATATCACGGAGGTCGGAAGACTGGCCGGTTTGGATTTTGTTCTGTTTAACCCCAGGGAGCCGACTTTCCTAAAGGAGCAAGTCGCCGAGATACCGATCGAAATCCAAGTCCGGGGAACTTACCGGGAACTGGCGGACTTCTTCTCCAAGGTCGATAACTTGTCACGTATCGTGAATTTCGAGGAAATCGAGATAAGTTCGTCCAAGCTGACAGAAAACGCGGTCGTGCTTGAAGCTCACCTACTCGCGAAAGCGTACCGTCTCTTGACGCCGGAAGAAGAGGACCGATTGCGCGAACAGGCCAAGGAACAGGCCAAACAAAAGAAGAAGTAG
- a CDS encoding PilN domain-containing protein, producing the protein MIRINLSPRKLEKRRENLRLQVWVYLLTMTMAVAVCFLLYRNAAEKTAVLRLEEEQAQARSKELTRIVETQKELEKNRKYIEKKQELIFSLARKRSVPIRLLDELSTSLIPDRVFFLSLDMRGAGVRLNGMATDNETITQYVKRLETVPIFESVKIIQSQLRYIPNSWDLIWGKETRFTISEGIISAHFERFHKDYDKISGIKAGPSGSTDLLYQNAIKVMKFTVTFVVRDEG; encoded by the coding sequence TTGATCCGCATCAATTTATCACCAAGGAAGCTCGAGAAGCGAAGGGAAAACCTCCGCCTTCAAGTATGGGTCTACCTGTTGACCATGACGATGGCAGTGGCGGTTTGTTTTCTCCTGTACCGCAACGCCGCCGAGAAGACGGCCGTTCTGCGGTTGGAGGAGGAACAGGCCCAGGCCCGTTCCAAGGAACTGACGCGTATAGTGGAAACGCAAAAGGAGCTGGAGAAAAACAGGAAATACATCGAGAAGAAGCAGGAACTCATCTTCAGTCTTGCGCGAAAACGCAGCGTTCCGATTCGCCTCTTGGATGAACTCAGCACCTCTCTTATTCCGGACCGGGTCTTCTTTCTGAGCTTGGATATGCGGGGCGCGGGGGTACGTCTCAATGGGATGGCTACCGACAACGAAACCATCACCCAGTACGTGAAACGACTTGAAACGGTGCCGATCTTTGAATCGGTCAAGATCATTCAGTCCCAGTTGCGCTACATCCCCAACTCGTGGGACCTGATTTGGGGCAAGGAAACGCGCTTTACGATTTCAGAGGGAATCATCAGCGCGCACTTTGAGCGGTTTCATAAGGACTACGACAAGATCAGCGGGATAAAGGCAGGGCCCTCCGGCTCGACTGATCTGCTGTACCAGAATGCGATCAAGGTGATGAAGTTTACCGTTACGTTTGTGGTGAGGGACGAAGGATAA
- a CDS encoding hydrogenase iron-sulfur subunit, giving the protein MSEDAFEPIILAMMCTWUTYAAADLAGVSRLQYPTNIRVIRVMCSGTISAHHVLRAFQRGVDGVFIGGCHLGDCHYMYGNFMTRKRVAFMKELLEFTGIMSERLRVQWISSAEGPEFVHYITRFVEQVRRLGPSPLKSRAA; this is encoded by the coding sequence ATGTCCGAAGACGCTTTCGAGCCCATCATTCTGGCCATGATGTGTACGTGGTGAACATACGCCGCAGCAGACCTGGCAGGTGTCAGCAGATTGCAGTATCCGACCAATATCCGGGTTATCCGGGTGATGTGTAGCGGCACCATCTCGGCGCATCACGTGCTGAGGGCTTTTCAACGGGGTGTCGACGGCGTGTTCATCGGCGGTTGTCACTTGGGGGATTGCCATTACATGTACGGCAACTTCATGACTCGCAAGCGAGTCGCATTTATGAAAGAACTTCTGGAATTCACGGGCATCATGTCGGAACGGCTTCGGGTCCAATGGATCTCGTCCGCGGAGGGCCCTGAATTCGTCCATTATATTACCCGATTTGTAGAGCAGGTTCGCCGGCTCGGCCCTTCTCCCCTTAAATCGCGGGCTGCCTGA
- a CDS encoding dihydroorotase produces MEKVDLLIEEGKIKAFLSIEDAGSLKDSGSAEIVDAGGLWVAPGLIDMHVHLREPGEEYKETIRTGTMAAAAGGFVAVACMPNTHPVNDSRSVTEYILQRAAEGGFARVYPVAAVSVGSRGEQLSEFGDLSRAGAVAFSDDGRPVSSSRLMRSALEYARAYDKPIISHAEDLGLSEGGCIHEGEVSAMTGLKGIPSEAEEIMVYRDIELTRFTGGKLHVAHVSTAGSVQLIRQAKARGIRVTAETAPHYFTLTHEAVAEFDTNAKMNPPLRTAEDVEAIRFGLKDGTIDAIATDHAPHSVIEKDIEFELAANGIVGLETCVGLALQLVREGVLNLFQALRALSSNPARILGVAGGAIELGGVANLTLLDSNARYTVDPETFFSLSRNTPFGGRDLQGRAVMTILEGKPVRIKGVAR; encoded by the coding sequence ATGGAAAAGGTGGATCTGCTCATCGAGGAAGGAAAGATCAAGGCTTTCTTAAGCATCGAGGATGCCGGATCTCTCAAGGACTCGGGATCCGCGGAGATCGTCGACGCCGGCGGGCTCTGGGTGGCGCCCGGCTTGATCGACATGCACGTTCATTTGAGGGAGCCAGGGGAGGAATACAAAGAAACCATACGAACCGGCACCATGGCTGCCGCGGCGGGAGGGTTCGTGGCGGTTGCATGCATGCCGAATACCCATCCTGTGAACGATTCACGATCCGTTACCGAGTATATCCTTCAAAGGGCCGCTGAAGGTGGATTTGCCCGCGTCTATCCCGTAGCCGCCGTGAGCGTGGGGTCACGAGGAGAGCAACTGTCCGAATTTGGAGACTTGTCCCGGGCCGGGGCCGTGGCCTTCAGCGACGACGGCCGGCCGGTGTCCAGCTCGAGACTGATGCGCAGCGCCCTCGAGTATGCGAGGGCGTACGACAAACCGATCATTTCCCATGCGGAAGATCTTGGATTGAGTGAAGGCGGATGCATCCACGAAGGCGAAGTGTCCGCAATGACCGGACTCAAGGGCATACCCTCTGAAGCCGAAGAAATCATGGTGTATCGGGATATCGAGTTGACTCGATTCACCGGCGGGAAATTGCACGTGGCTCACGTGAGCACGGCCGGATCCGTGCAGTTGATTCGTCAGGCCAAAGCCAGGGGGATTCGCGTAACCGCGGAAACGGCTCCGCACTATTTTACATTGACGCATGAGGCCGTGGCTGAATTCGACACGAACGCCAAGATGAACCCCCCGCTCCGAACCGCTGAAGACGTTGAAGCCATCCGGTTTGGACTGAAAGACGGTACGATTGACGCCATCGCCACCGATCATGCGCCTCACTCCGTGATAGAAAAGGATATTGAGTTCGAACTGGCCGCCAACGGAATCGTCGGTCTCGAAACCTGCGTGGGCTTGGCCCTCCAACTCGTCAGAGAAGGAGTCCTGAACCTGTTTCAAGCTCTTCGGGCTCTTTCGTCGAATCCCGCGCGCATATTGGGCGTCGCCGGAGGGGCGATCGAATTGGGTGGAGTGGCGAATTTGACATTGCTGGATTCGAATGCACGCTACACGGTGGATCCGGAAACCTTTTTTTCACTGAGCAGGAACACGCCGTTTGGAGGCAGGGATCTTCAAGGCAGAGCGGTGATGACTATTTTGGAAGGCAAACCGGTCAGAATAAAGGGCGTGGCTCGGTAA
- a CDS encoding sigma-54-dependent Fis family transcriptional regulator — protein MARILVVDDDQSMRELLEILLLQEGYDVDCAHGGGEAISKIEKSPYDVIVSDIRMQKVDGLEVLRRAKKVHPDVGVVMISAYASPETAVEAMREGAYDYFPKPFNTERLKEVIAHIIRERKETVPAAPDLHSEQGFGRIIGISPQMLRIYDLIRRVSKTDSNVLITGESGTGKELIARAIHEEGLRKDRPFITINCGGIPENLLESELFGYKKGAFTGAASDRMGLLEAANTGTFFMDELGELSPVMQVKLLRVLQERMCKPLGGVREVPLEIRFIFATNKDLEQEVIRRNFREDLFFRVNVIQVQVPPLRERKEDIPLLAEFFLKKYSRQQDKNIRKISSYALEILKDYNFPGNVRELENIVERSVALESSNIVLPESMTLSHYKQIKEAGEGDTPFHDIPDEGINLDEILARYEADFVTKALSKTHGNRKRCAELLGINLRSLRYRMEKLGLKGDDD, from the coding sequence ATGGCCAGAATTCTTGTGGTAGACGACGACCAGAGCATGAGGGAACTGCTTGAGATTCTCCTCTTGCAGGAGGGCTACGACGTCGATTGCGCTCATGGCGGCGGGGAAGCCATATCGAAGATCGAGAAGTCCCCCTACGACGTTATCGTCTCGGACATACGAATGCAAAAGGTCGACGGATTGGAGGTGCTTCGTCGGGCGAAAAAAGTGCACCCGGACGTAGGCGTGGTCATGATCTCGGCGTACGCATCGCCGGAAACGGCTGTGGAAGCCATGCGCGAGGGCGCTTACGACTATTTTCCCAAGCCCTTTAATACCGAACGGTTGAAGGAAGTCATCGCCCATATTATCCGGGAACGCAAGGAAACCGTTCCCGCCGCTCCCGACCTTCATTCGGAGCAGGGCTTCGGCAGGATTATCGGTATATCGCCCCAGATGCTGCGCATCTATGATCTGATCCGTCGGGTGTCGAAAACCGACAGCAACGTGCTGATTACCGGCGAAAGCGGAACGGGGAAGGAGCTGATCGCACGGGCGATTCATGAAGAAGGACTGCGAAAGGATCGGCCGTTTATCACCATAAACTGTGGGGGCATTCCCGAAAACCTGTTGGAAAGCGAGCTGTTCGGATACAAGAAGGGCGCGTTTACCGGAGCTGCGTCGGATCGGATGGGGCTCCTGGAAGCCGCCAATACCGGGACCTTTTTCATGGACGAGCTGGGTGAGCTGTCTCCCGTGATGCAAGTGAAGCTGCTCCGAGTTTTGCAGGAGCGCATGTGCAAGCCGTTAGGCGGTGTTCGGGAAGTTCCCCTGGAAATTCGTTTTATCTTCGCCACCAATAAGGACTTGGAACAGGAAGTCATTAGAAGGAATTTCCGTGAAGATTTGTTCTTCAGGGTAAATGTGATTCAAGTCCAGGTGCCGCCACTGAGGGAGCGGAAGGAAGACATACCTCTGCTTGCGGAGTTTTTCCTGAAGAAATATTCGCGTCAGCAGGATAAGAATATTCGTAAGATCTCTTCGTACGCATTAGAAATCCTGAAGGATTACAATTTTCCGGGGAACGTCCGGGAGTTGGAAAACATTGTCGAAAGGTCGGTAGCCCTGGAGAGTTCGAACATCGTTTTACCGGAAAGCATGACCCTCTCCCATTACAAACAGATCAAGGAGGCCGGGGAAGGGGACACGCCTTTTCATGACATTCCGGACGAAGGAATCAACTTGGACGAGATTCTGGCGCGATACGAGGCGGATTTTGTGACAAAGGCGTTGAGCAAGACACACGGAAACCGCAAGAGATGCGCCGAACTGCTGGGCATCAACCTTCGCTCTCTCCGTTATCGAATGGAGAAGCTGGGCCTGAAAGGGGACGACGACTAG
- a CDS encoding pilus assembly protein PilP has protein sequence MTRTHQNPNTSEKMSFAKRLSLLCLYVVVFGWIACETSWAADTPVPDSSDSTKEVPAPYSYSPQGKPDPFKPFIGYLKTADQEKAPERALTPLQKFEVSQLTLVGIYSRGGQSKALIQDPDKKGYIVALDDLVGPNWGRVTRILPDRVVVTEKTKGLLGKTVDREVVIKLHRPGETSGNE, from the coding sequence ATGACTCGAACGCATCAAAATCCGAATACCTCCGAGAAGATGAGTTTTGCTAAACGGCTCTCCTTGTTGTGCCTATACGTTGTGGTCTTTGGATGGATCGCCTGTGAGACGTCCTGGGCCGCCGACACCCCTGTCCCGGACTCGTCGGACTCCACGAAGGAGGTCCCTGCCCCCTATTCCTATTCTCCGCAAGGCAAACCCGATCCTTTCAAACCGTTCATCGGCTACTTGAAAACGGCGGATCAGGAGAAAGCACCTGAGCGTGCGCTGACACCTCTCCAGAAGTTTGAAGTCTCACAGCTTACGCTGGTGGGAATCTACTCCCGCGGTGGGCAGTCCAAAGCGCTCATTCAGGATCCGGATAAGAAAGGATATATCGTAGCTCTCGATGATCTCGTCGGCCCCAACTGGGGTAGAGTTACACGTATCCTGCCGGATCGCGTTGTTGTTACGGAAAAAACAAAAGGCCTTTTGGGGAAAACCGTCGATCGGGAAGTTGTCATTAAACTTCACCGACCCGGCGAAACCTCAGGAAATGAATAA
- the pilM gene encoding type IV pilus assembly protein PilM, which yields MALFRSKKSLVGLDIGSHTIKACQLKIGSEGIKLVDFGLLQLPPGTEFEDRTTNQDLIAQHIRTLLQNLKISPKDVATSISGFSVIIKQLSLPYAHKKELMANIQWEAEQHIPFGAQDVTMDVHIVGPNKEKPESTDVILVAARNEHVQAVVDLLNLARLSAGVIDVDMFALENAYDSNYPYEEDCIALIDIGASQLKINVVQRGVSIFTREVAQGGKTINQKIQDRFRVDAAEAERIKLTAEAPDGQRDVLKRILEEASVSWSLEIKRAFDFVTRSNKNARIQKILLAGGCALMPGFSRFLQDRIGVDVDLFDPFLNITSDPKKIDPNYLQSIAPIAAVSVGLALRKVGDS from the coding sequence ATGGCACTTTTTCGCTCAAAGAAGAGCTTGGTGGGGTTGGACATCGGTTCTCACACCATCAAGGCCTGCCAACTCAAGATTGGAAGCGAAGGAATAAAGCTGGTCGACTTCGGTCTATTACAACTACCCCCGGGTACGGAGTTCGAAGACCGAACCACGAACCAGGATTTGATCGCTCAACACATCAGAACGCTTCTCCAAAACCTCAAGATCAGTCCCAAAGACGTCGCAACTTCGATTTCGGGATTCTCGGTAATTATCAAACAGCTATCACTTCCTTATGCGCACAAGAAGGAGTTGATGGCCAATATCCAGTGGGAGGCCGAGCAGCACATCCCCTTTGGCGCCCAGGACGTCACCATGGATGTGCACATTGTCGGACCGAACAAGGAAAAGCCGGAGTCCACTGATGTGATCCTGGTAGCGGCTCGTAACGAACACGTCCAGGCCGTCGTGGATCTGCTGAATCTTGCCCGTCTTTCCGCCGGTGTCATAGACGTTGATATGTTCGCACTCGAAAATGCGTATGACTCGAACTATCCCTACGAAGAAGACTGCATCGCTTTGATCGACATCGGCGCCAGTCAACTGAAGATCAATGTGGTTCAACGAGGCGTTTCCATATTCACGCGCGAGGTGGCTCAAGGCGGGAAAACAATCAACCAGAAGATCCAGGATCGCTTCCGTGTGGACGCCGCCGAGGCCGAGCGTATAAAGCTGACCGCCGAAGCACCCGACGGTCAGCGCGATGTGTTGAAACGGATTCTCGAAGAAGCGTCGGTGAGTTGGTCTCTTGAAATCAAGCGCGCTTTCGATTTCGTAACGAGATCCAACAAGAACGCGCGCATCCAGAAAATACTCCTGGCGGGGGGCTGCGCTCTTATGCCCGGGTTCTCGCGGTTCCTGCAGGATCGGATCGGAGTGGACGTCGACCTGTTCGACCCCTTCTTGAACATCACTTCGGATCCGAAGAAGATCGATCCCAACTATCTCCAAAGCATAGCGCCTATCGCCGCCGTCAGTGTGGGTTTGGCCTTGAGAAAGGTGGGAGACAGTTGA
- the lepB gene encoding signal peptidase I produces the protein MKASEAKANPEKVETQVVRSSAREYTEAIATAIILALIVRTFFFQAFKIPSGSMKPTLLVGDHILVNKIQYGIDVPFLNKPIVEFQRPRRGQVVVFIYPVDPSKDFIKRIIGLPGDQVRIVDKQIYINGKPYADPHAVRGDPAIKPGDRDNFGPVTVPEDCYFVMGDNRDFSYDSRFWGFVDRDALRGKAFIIYGSWTLDPPSFAWNRVLKRIH, from the coding sequence ATGAAAGCTTCCGAAGCAAAAGCAAACCCGGAAAAGGTGGAAACGCAGGTTGTGAGGAGCAGTGCGAGGGAATATACAGAAGCCATTGCAACTGCCATCATTCTGGCGCTCATCGTTCGAACTTTCTTCTTTCAAGCCTTTAAGATACCCTCCGGATCCATGAAGCCGACGCTGCTCGTGGGCGATCACATTCTGGTGAACAAAATTCAGTACGGGATTGATGTTCCGTTTCTGAACAAACCGATCGTGGAGTTCCAAAGGCCAAGACGGGGGCAGGTTGTCGTTTTTATTTACCCGGTCGATCCGAGCAAAGATTTCATCAAACGGATCATAGGGCTGCCGGGGGACCAGGTTCGAATCGTCGACAAACAGATATACATTAACGGTAAGCCTTACGCCGATCCCCATGCGGTGAGAGGGGATCCCGCCATCAAACCCGGAGATCGGGATAACTTCGGTCCGGTTACGGTCCCGGAAGACTGCTACTTTGTTATGGGCGATAACCGTGATTTCAGTTACGACAGCCGGTTCTGGGGCTTTGTCGACCGGGACGCACTGAGAGGCAAGGCATTCATTATTTATGGCTCCTGGACGTTGGATCCACCGTCGTTCGCTTGGAATCGAGTACTGAAAAGGATTCACTGA
- a CDS encoding aspartate carbamoyltransferase catalytic subunit — MSSFEKTHLLGIRDLSREEIETIIRTAESLKEISDRDIKKVPTLRGKTVVNFFYEPSTRTRMSFEIAAKRLSADTVSLSASTSSMVKGETLIDTVRNIQAMNPDVLVMRHSMSGAPHMVARRISACVVNAGDGRHEHPTQALLDLMTIKAHKGRIEGLNVSIVGDIANSRVCRSNVLALTKMGARVTVAGPPTMIPRFIGCLGVKVTDKLDQAVRDADVIMMLRLQLERQSEPLFPTLREYAREYGLNAKRLLEAKEDVLVMHPGPINRGVEITPDVADGPSSVILDQVSNGVAVRMAVLYLLLGGKAA, encoded by the coding sequence ATGTCGTCTTTTGAAAAAACGCATCTTTTGGGAATCAGGGATCTGTCTCGAGAAGAAATTGAGACGATCATACGCACGGCGGAGAGTCTTAAAGAGATTTCTGATCGAGACATCAAAAAGGTCCCGACCCTGCGCGGTAAGACGGTGGTGAATTTCTTTTACGAGCCGAGCACGCGAACCCGGATGTCTTTCGAGATCGCGGCAAAGCGACTTAGCGCAGATACGGTCAGCCTGTCGGCAAGCACCAGCAGTATGGTGAAGGGCGAGACTCTCATCGACACGGTTCGCAACATCCAGGCCATGAATCCGGACGTTCTGGTCATGCGGCATTCGATGAGCGGAGCGCCCCACATGGTGGCACGCCGGATATCGGCCTGCGTAGTCAATGCGGGTGACGGGCGTCATGAACATCCGACCCAGGCGCTGCTGGATCTGATGACCATCAAAGCGCACAAGGGGCGTATAGAAGGGCTCAACGTGTCTATAGTCGGTGATATCGCCAACAGCCGCGTGTGTCGTTCGAACGTCCTCGCCTTGACCAAGATGGGCGCTCGTGTGACGGTGGCCGGGCCGCCCACCATGATTCCCCGCTTTATCGGGTGCCTGGGCGTGAAAGTGACGGATAAACTCGATCAGGCCGTACGGGATGCGGATGTCATTATGATGCTGCGTCTGCAGTTGGAGCGTCAGAGTGAACCACTGTTTCCAACACTTCGGGAATATGCCAGGGAATACGGTCTGAACGCCAAACGTCTGCTCGAAGCCAAGGAGGACGTGCTGGTGATGCATCCCGGCCCCATCAACCGGGGCGTCGAAATCACGCCGGACGTGGCTGACGGACCCTCGTCCGTGATTTTGGATCAGGTCTCGAACGGGGTCGCCGTCAGAATGGCGGTTTTATATCTTCTGTTGGGAGGCAAAGCGGCGTGA
- a CDS encoding CoB--CoM heterodisulfide reductase iron-sulfur subunit A family protein, with the protein MPNLEPRPKIGVFVCCCGSNIAGYVDVPAVAEYARTLPNVVLARENLYTCSEGGINEIKNAIIEQKLDRVVVASCTPRTHEPLFRNSCKEAGLNPYLFEMVNIRDQCSWVHMKEREKGTEKAKDLVRMGVAKAEMLTPLDSIELSVSHSALVIGGGVAGMSAAESLAGMGYPVILVEKQNRLGGLLNQLRKIYPGAKDAGTLLEEHVDRVSKDARITVLTDAEVQSVDGYIGNFKVGVSGRGGARTYEVGALVVATGATVLQPPDGVYGYDGRRVITQMQLERRLSDGLEPVPRNVVMVQCVGARVRERPYCSRICCQIAVKNALEIRSLFPDTHVSILYRDLQMYGVSNEEMLRRAKEAGVRFMYYDVGRPPEVKSEHVKIFHQLLGKELELPADLVVLSTPMVANEDAPRLSGLLRVPLDANNFFLEGHVKLKPLDFASEGLYLCGSARYPANLAESIAQGLGAASRVATLLSKEHLYTSGITAFVNPESCAGCLGCVQTCPYQAISFDPEQGVCKVNPVLCKGCGACAATCPSQSIQLMGFTPKQLYAQIDKVLADD; encoded by the coding sequence GTGCCCAATTTGGAACCAAGACCGAAAATAGGCGTATTCGTATGCTGCTGCGGATCAAACATTGCAGGCTACGTGGATGTTCCCGCGGTGGCGGAATACGCGAGGACGCTGCCGAACGTGGTTCTCGCGCGGGAAAACCTCTACACATGCTCGGAAGGCGGAATCAACGAAATCAAGAACGCCATCATCGAACAGAAGCTGGACCGGGTAGTAGTCGCCTCCTGCACACCTCGAACCCACGAGCCGTTGTTCAGGAATTCGTGCAAGGAAGCCGGACTGAACCCGTACCTTTTCGAAATGGTCAACATCCGCGACCAGTGTTCGTGGGTGCACATGAAGGAAAGAGAAAAAGGGACCGAGAAGGCCAAGGACCTCGTTCGTATGGGTGTGGCCAAGGCCGAAATGCTGACCCCGTTGGATTCCATAGAACTGAGCGTTAGCCACAGCGCCCTTGTGATCGGCGGCGGCGTTGCCGGCATGTCCGCGGCCGAATCCTTGGCAGGTATGGGATACCCGGTGATTCTGGTGGAAAAACAGAACAGGCTGGGCGGATTGCTGAATCAGCTCCGCAAGATCTATCCAGGCGCCAAGGATGCCGGGACCCTGCTCGAAGAACACGTGGACCGCGTGAGCAAAGACGCCCGTATCACGGTGCTCACGGACGCCGAAGTACAGAGTGTGGATGGCTACATAGGCAATTTCAAAGTGGGCGTATCCGGCAGAGGCGGCGCCCGCACCTATGAGGTCGGCGCCCTTGTCGTCGCCACCGGTGCTACGGTGCTCCAACCTCCCGATGGGGTCTACGGGTACGACGGCCGAAGGGTCATCACCCAGATGCAGTTGGAGCGGCGTTTGAGTGATGGCCTTGAGCCGGTTCCCCGCAACGTCGTCATGGTGCAGTGCGTCGGCGCCCGCGTACGGGAGCGACCCTACTGCTCGCGCATCTGTTGTCAGATTGCCGTCAAGAACGCTCTCGAAATCCGCAGCTTGTTCCCGGATACCCATGTGTCCATACTGTATCGGGATCTGCAGATGTACGGCGTTTCCAACGAGGAAATGCTTCGCAGAGCCAAAGAAGCCGGCGTCCGATTCATGTACTACGACGTGGGCCGTCCCCCGGAGGTGAAAAGCGAACACGTAAAGATCTTCCACCAGCTTCTGGGCAAGGAGTTGGAACTCCCGGCGGACCTCGTGGTCCTCTCCACGCCTATGGTGGCCAACGAAGACGCACCTCGCCTTTCAGGGCTCTTGCGGGTGCCGTTGGACGCCAACAATTTCTTTCTCGAGGGCCACGTGAAGCTCAAGCCTCTGGATTTTGCTTCGGAAGGCCTATACCTCTGCGGCTCCGCAAGGTATCCGGCCAACCTGGCTGAAAGCATCGCCCAGGGTTTGGGGGCTGCGTCACGAGTGGCCACTCTATTGTCCAAAGAACATCTTTACACAAGCGGCATCACGGCGTTCGTAAATCCGGAATCCTGTGCGGGATGTCTGGGATGTGTTCAAACATGTCCATACCAAGCCATCTCGTTTGATCCGGAACAAGGGGTTTGCAAGGTAAATCCGGTACTGTGTAAAGGATGCGGCGCGTGCGCCGCCACCTGCCCCAGTCAAAGCATTCAGCTCATGGGGTTTACACCGAAACAGCTCTACGCGCAGATCGACAAGGTTCTGGCTGACGACTAA
- a CDS encoding 4Fe-4S dicluster domain-containing protein: protein MLEQIKNRVRELLEQNRISGFVGLIKEGGHIRPYLFTRADELDRLSIGHADSPVGDKGNEFHGFRRYPLNQVLIRLAKAFPEKTFSIFVRGCDERGLNEIFKWNQLKPDKVIPIGVSCPRELAEYCECAKPYPDALVAGDPVKGFRNKSVAQIRQLPLTDRFQYWRAAFDRCIKCYGCRDVCPMCFCNECSLEDEQLMHKPDLPPSNPIFHLTRAVHMAGRCIDCGLCSEACPAHIPLRTLYKEVQEILEEQFGYKTGYSQEERSPLNLLGPPPEGTG, encoded by the coding sequence ATGCTCGAGCAGATCAAGAATCGCGTCCGTGAGTTGCTGGAACAGAACCGCATCAGTGGGTTCGTAGGTCTGATCAAGGAAGGCGGTCACATCCGGCCCTATCTGTTCACCCGTGCGGACGAACTGGACCGGCTATCCATCGGGCATGCGGACTCCCCAGTGGGTGACAAAGGAAATGAGTTTCACGGGTTCCGTCGTTATCCCCTCAATCAGGTGCTCATTCGCCTGGCTAAGGCTTTTCCGGAGAAAACCTTTTCCATTTTTGTCCGTGGATGCGACGAACGGGGTCTGAACGAGATCTTCAAATGGAATCAGCTCAAGCCGGATAAAGTGATACCCATCGGGGTCAGCTGTCCCCGGGAACTGGCCGAGTATTGCGAATGCGCAAAGCCGTATCCCGACGCTCTGGTGGCGGGCGATCCGGTCAAAGGATTCAGGAATAAGAGCGTGGCGCAGATCCGGCAACTGCCCCTGACCGACCGATTTCAGTACTGGAGGGCCGCTTTTGACCGGTGTATCAAGTGCTATGGATGCCGGGACGTGTGTCCTATGTGTTTCTGTAACGAGTGCTCCCTTGAAGACGAACAGCTCATGCACAAACCGGATCTTCCGCCCAGCAATCCGATTTTTCATCTGACCAGGGCCGTACACATGGCGGGACGTTGCATCGACTGCGGGCTCTGCAGCGAAGCCTGCCCGGCGCACATTCCTCTCCGAACGCTGTATAAGGAAGTGCAAGAGATTCTGGAAGAACAGTTTGGATATAAGACCGGATATTCACAAGAGGAGCGGTCGCCCTTGAACTTGCTGGGACCGCCTCCCGAAGGGACAGGATAG